TGAACCCTATCTGAAAGCTATTCCGGCCATCAGTATTGCCGATGTGCCTTTTGAACTTCCCATACCGGTGCTGTGGTGGCGCTCTGTATATGCATCTACCAATGGCTTTGCCTATGAAAGTTTTATCGACGAGCTGGCCGTTGCCGCCGGCAGCGATCCAATGCAATTCCGCAGGGCTCACCTTCCAGAAGAGCGTGTGCATCAACTGATTGATAAACTGGAAGAACTGTCCGGATGGAAATCACGCAGGCCCAACGAGGGTTATGGCGTGGCTATTACCGAGTGCTTCGATTCTACCGTCGGACAGGTGGTAAAGGTGTCGCGCAAACCCGAGGGGGGTATCAAGATTGATCAGGTATGGGTGGTGATGGACTGCGGCTGGTTTGTTAACCCGGATATTATCCATGCGCAGATTGAGGGAAGTGTGATCATGGGGCTGGGTGCCGCAACGATGCATGAGATTACGTTCACCGATGGCCTGGTGAACGAGAAAAATTTCTATGACTATAAAATTCCGAGAATCATGGACATGCCCCTGATTGAATCGCATATTATGGAAAATGCCGAAAATGCGGGCGGAGTGGGCGAACCGGCCCTGCCTCCCTTTGCTCCAGCGCTTGCCAATGCGGTCTTCGATCTTACCGGCAAGCGGATCAGACGTCTACCTTTCGATATGACGAAGGTGTAAAGTGGAGTTGCTACCTTTAAAGACATATTTAAGAGTAATTTTAAATTTGTAGAGATGTATAGAAAATTCGATAATTCATTTAAGATGATGGCGATTGATTTGAGCATCCCTACGAACTACATCTTCACTATCTAACCTTTATATTTTAACCAACATGAGTGTCTCAGGAGCCCTCCAGTCAATTGCAGCAAAAGCCAGGCTATTGATTTCCGTCGAAAAAAGTATTTTTACATCAGCATCAGTGCATTACTAAAAACAAGATGAGCATGAATTCAGCGCAGGCAGATAACTGGATAAAGCATTTAAGATTAAAACCGCATCCGGAAGGAGGGTATTACAATGAAGTCTTCCGCTCTGAGCAGCAGGTAATACGAAAGGGAGAAAGTCAACTAAAAAATTCGTGCACTTCAATCCACTACTTGCTGCAAAATGCCGATTTTTCCAGTTTTCATAGACTTCAATCGGATGAAATATGGTATTTTCATGTAGGCTCCCCCCTTCACATACATATACTCCGGCCGGATGGTCAATATGAATTGAAGGAACTTTCCATTAATGAAACCGGTTCATTATCTGTAATCATAGAAGCCGGAATGTGGTTTGCTGCAGAAATTCCATCCCGCCTTGGTTTTTCTCTTTCAAGCTGCGTGGTTGCTCCTGGATTTGAATTCTCGGAGTTCGAGCTTGGAGAAAAAGAAAAGCTACTTGAGCTATGTCCCACTCAGGCCGAACTTATCGAAAGACTTTGTCTAAAATAATCCTTGTAAACTGAAGCGTTATTAGGGTTTTAACACAGCATGTTGCATGATAACCATAGGCGTTTTAGATGATTTATAAATCATTAATAACCAATATATTAATAAAATAGCTTCTACTTTCCCACTTCTTCAAATGCGAGACAATTTCTTCATAAAAACCTTCTTCATGTGCTTTCTTAGCTGCTCCAGTGAATTTTAACTTCAGTACGCTTTTTAAGAAAACAAAAGCATAGCCTTTAGAATTTCGCGCTTCGTTCAACTGAACCATTCGATAGATAAATATGACAAAAGCATTGGCCTGATTATATGTGGTGCTTTTTGTTTTAAATTTGAGCAAAATATCTCTGGTAACCGGTAATACCTCGTACTTTTACCGGGGAACAGCATACCGATTGAATGGAGATGAAGAGCGTTGGTATTTACCAACCGTGAGGTTCCGCAAGGCTGGGAGGTGCATGAAGGTATCTGCAGTGGTTACGTATGAGCCTTCATGATTGATAGTTTATTGACCACTAAACCATTTTGTAGATTAAGGTCGTTGCTGATCTTAGAGGACAAAAAGGGAAAATGGGTTGGCCCGTAGGTAGCCAACCTTTGGCTTTATAACCAAAAATGTAATCTGTCAAATCAATTACCTTTCCTCAACTGCCGTTATTAACGGACTATATTGATTCTCGAAGACGCAGTTCGGGCCTGTGATCTCAAAGAAAAGATGTATTCTGTTTTTTATTAATGATTTTCTGCGTTTAATTGTCATAATTTTGCATGATATACGTAAAGTAATAGATCATCTTCTGATAATTTTCGATGCTGATGTATTCATTGGTACTATGAATACTCTGCTGTTCGGCGCTATTAATTTTAAAGGGTATAAATCGATAGATATTTTTGCTGACAATCTGGTACTTATACGCATCTGTTCCACCTACGGTAAGATAAGGTGTGGTTAAAACGTTAGGGAAGACCTGCTGAATACCGGCCTCTATCATTTGGTAGGCTTTTGTGCTAGTTGGGGATACATTAGAGGCTGCCCTAGTATTATCAATTTCCTCTATTTCCACATCGAAACCCTTTGTAGCTTTTGCGATATGATCTTTCACCTCCTGAACGCTATTGCCGGGCAACAGTCTGAAATTGACGACAAAGGATACTTCTGGTGAAAGAACATTCGTGCCATCGCTTCCTTTCATCATCGTTAAAGCCGTGGTGGTGCGAACCAATGCGTTTGTCGAGTTGTTCTTTGTTAGTTGCGACAGGAAAATACGTTTTAATAACCACTTGTTGGCAATACCCATCCGGGTAGTGAAAGACATAGCTCCGCCAACGTTATCAAAAAATTCTTGGATAAGCGGAGTAATGGCTGGCTTCATTTGGTTATCCTCTAACCGCTGCATAATGATAGCAGCCTTACCTATGGCACTTTCCAGAGGAGGCATGGATGAATGCCCACCTAGACCTTTAACTTTTATCCTTGCAGATAGAAACCCTTTCTCGGCGCAACCGATCAGTGCAATATCAGCATCTATCCCACCGATACTTCCCTTTTCTAATATTACCCCTCCTTCATCGTAAACGGCGTCGAATTCCAATCCTCTTTGTTTAAAATCCGCCGCAATTTTTTCAGCGCCTTTTCTTCCACCAACTTCTTCATCAAAACCAAAAGCAAAATAAATATCACGCTGGGGGATATAGCCCTTTTTAATCAAACCCGTCATTGATTCCATTAATGAAAAAAGCATCCCCTTCATATCCAGGGACCCTCTCCCATAAATCCTTCCATTGGCAACAGCTCCGGAAAAGGGAGGATAATCCCACTTCTCAGCCACTTCTTGTATAGCCGGTACTGCTTTGTCCAGCGGATTGAAAGTCTCTCCTTCTTTATTTAGAATAGGCGCGTCACCGGGAGGAACAACATCAATGTGCGACAGAAATAGAATAGGCTTCAAGGCAGGATTGCTGCCCTTTAACTTAAAAACCAGCCCATAGCCATTTACTTCATAATGATCTGTTCGCTGATAAACTAGGGCATAAGTTTTCATTAAGTATTTTTTGAACTCATCAAAGCTCGTATAATCAAAATCACCAAGTTCACCGGTAGAAATTGTCGGAATCTTTATCCCTCCGGAAAAGCGATAGATAGCAGAATCGTCCCTTTGAATAGTGAAAGCCTGAGATTTAATGAACTGTGCTTCTTTAAAAGGATAGGTGATTGTGCGAATTAGCATGAAGCCGATTAAAACAATCAGAACGATTAATAAGCCTAAAAGAACCTTTTTCATAACCTTAATGGTATTATAATTTTTTCTACGCATTTGACTTTCATACAATAGGGGCTTTTGATAAAAGCCAATGGGTAAATAACAGCCTGCATGGATCTTGATCAGAGCGGATTTATGCGCATATCCTTATCAAACTTAGATAAATTTCCTTTTATATACAATATAATAATTGCGTAGCGTATAAAAGGAATTATTCATAAGCATTTGCTTTTGTTCGGTATTCATGAGCTCGTTACACTCGGTTCATGAGGGCTAAAGCCGTTTGTCGATCTCTCCTCCTCCATTGAGAACTTTTT
This Olivibacter sp. SDN3 DNA region includes the following protein-coding sequences:
- a CDS encoding cupin domain-containing protein produces the protein MNSAQADNWIKHLRLKPHPEGGYYNEVFRSEQQVIRKGESQLKNSCTSIHYLLQNADFSSFHRLQSDEIWYFHVGSPLHIHILRPDGQYELKELSINETGSLSVIIEAGMWFAAEIPSRLGFSLSSCVVAPGFEFSEFELGEKEKLLELCPTQAELIERLCLK
- a CDS encoding M20/M25/M40 family metallo-hydrolase; this translates as MKKVLLGLLIVLIVLIGFMLIRTITYPFKEAQFIKSQAFTIQRDDSAIYRFSGGIKIPTISTGELGDFDYTSFDEFKKYLMKTYALVYQRTDHYEVNGYGLVFKLKGSNPALKPILFLSHIDVVPPGDAPILNKEGETFNPLDKAVPAIQEVAEKWDYPPFSGAVANGRIYGRGSLDMKGMLFSLMESMTGLIKKGYIPQRDIYFAFGFDEEVGGRKGAEKIAADFKQRGLEFDAVYDEGGVILEKGSIGGIDADIALIGCAEKGFLSARIKVKGLGGHSSMPPLESAIGKAAIIMQRLEDNQMKPAITPLIQEFFDNVGGAMSFTTRMGIANKWLLKRIFLSQLTKNNSTNALVRTTTALTMMKGSDGTNVLSPEVSFVVNFRLLPGNSVQEVKDHIAKATKGFDVEIEEIDNTRAASNVSPTSTKAYQMIEAGIQQVFPNVLTTPYLTVGGTDAYKYQIVSKNIYRFIPFKINSAEQQSIHSTNEYISIENYQKMIYYFTYIMQNYDN